From one Ignavibacteria bacterium genomic stretch:
- the ygiD gene encoding 4,5-DOPA dioxygenase extradiol has product MNRKTFIKSLALLPLTAAAMKLNELNKITEIFDSTVKMPVLFLGHGSPMNAIEENEFVTGFRNIAKDIPKPNSILCISAHWETKGTFVTAMKNPTTIHDFGGFPKELFEVQYPAPGSPDLAKETKFLITKTEVGLDDKWGLDHGAWSVIKHLYPNADIPVIQLSLDYSQTPQYHYELAQQINSLRKKGVLIIGSGNIVHNLRMVEWKRLNETFGFDWAIEANEKMKNYILNGDHKQLINFRSQGKAFDLAIPTPEHYLPLLYSLALQDKNEEVKLFNDKAVAGSLTMTSLKIG; this is encoded by the coding sequence ATGAACAGAAAAACATTTATTAAATCACTGGCACTTTTGCCATTAACAGCAGCAGCAATGAAACTGAATGAATTAAATAAAATCACAGAAATTTTTGACAGCACTGTTAAAATGCCTGTGTTGTTCTTAGGACACGGTAGTCCAATGAATGCGATTGAAGAAAATGAATTTGTAACAGGCTTTAGAAACATCGCCAAAGATATTCCAAAACCCAATTCTATTCTGTGCATTTCGGCACATTGGGAAACCAAAGGGACGTTTGTAACTGCAATGAAAAACCCAACTACTATTCACGACTTTGGTGGCTTCCCGAAAGAATTATTTGAAGTGCAATATCCCGCACCGGGAAGTCCTGATTTAGCAAAGGAAACTAAATTTCTCATTACGAAAACAGAAGTGGGCTTGGATGATAAATGGGGGTTAGACCACGGAGCTTGGAGCGTAATAAAACATTTATATCCAAATGCTGATATTCCGGTAATACAATTGAGTTTAGATTACTCACAAACACCACAATATCACTACGAATTAGCACAGCAAATCAATTCGCTTCGCAAAAAAGGTGTGCTTATTATAGGTAGCGGCAATATTGTTCATAATTTAAGAATGGTGGAATGGAAAAGATTGAATGAAACTTTTGGCTTTGATTGGGCAATAGAAGCTAACGAGAAAATGAAAAATTATATTCTAAATGGCGACCATAAGCAGTTAATTAATTTCCGTTCGCAAGGAAAAGCATTTGACTTAGCTATACCAACACCCGAACATTATTTGCCATTACTTTATTCATTGGCATTACAAGATAAAAATGAAGAAGTAAAATTGTTTAACGACAAAGCCGTTGCAGGTTCGTTGACAATGACATCATTGAAAATTGGATAA
- a CDS encoding IS3 family transposase, with amino-acid sequence MQEHMEMHGNDEFIGDVSPSSDLVQRAFHRTELDELWLSDYSELPAIGPKIYAVAIKDQASHRILGIHVSHDLHVGALFKAFHQAVIARRLKHRTLEVPIIIHSDQGGQYNSYAFKDELKKYGLVSSMGSSGDCYDNAPMESFWATMKTELMHHFPFRNVEHAAGAIYRWTHLFYNQRRRHTSIGGLSPVQFEADWYQRNRSVCCT; translated from the coding sequence ATGCAAGAACACATGGAAATGCATGGCAACGACGAATTCATCGGAGACGTATCACCCTCATCGGATCTCGTGCAGCGCGCGTTCCACAGGACTGAACTGGACGAACTGTGGCTGAGCGACTATTCTGAGCTTCCGGCGATCGGTCCAAAGATCTACGCCGTGGCGATCAAGGATCAAGCATCGCACCGCATTCTTGGTATCCACGTTTCGCATGATTTGCATGTTGGAGCGTTGTTCAAAGCATTCCATCAAGCCGTGATCGCGCGTCGGCTGAAGCACAGGACATTAGAGGTGCCCATCATCATCCACTCCGACCAAGGAGGGCAGTACAACTCATATGCATTCAAAGATGAGCTCAAGAAGTACGGCCTCGTTAGTAGCATGGGCTCATCAGGCGACTGCTATGACAATGCTCCGATGGAATCGTTTTGGGCCACGATGAAGACCGAGTTGATGCATCACTTTCCATTTCGTAACGTCGAACATGCCGCAGGTGCCATCTATCGATGGACACATCTGTTCTACAACCAACGCCGCAGACACACGTCAATCGGTGGACTCTCGCCCGTGCAATTCGAAGCCGATTGGTATCAACGCAATCGATCAGTATGTTGTACTTAA
- a CDS encoding transposase produces MLAQINEIYQATERSYGAEWIAHDIRKGGRRVGKTRVRRLMKQNGMPVQCKNTWKCMATTNSSETYHPHRISCSARSTGLNWTNCG; encoded by the coding sequence CTGCTTGCTCAGATCAATGAGATCTATCAGGCAACGGAGAGGAGCTATGGTGCCGAGTGGATCGCTCATGATATCAGGAAAGGCGGGAGACGTGTCGGAAAGACTCGGGTTCGTCGGCTCATGAAGCAAAACGGTATGCCTGTTCAATGCAAGAACACATGGAAATGCATGGCAACGACGAATTCATCGGAGACGTATCACCCTCATCGGATCTCGTGCAGCGCGCGTTCCACAGGACTGAACTGGACGAACTGTGGCTGA
- a CDS encoding transposase produces MAGKRTRQPIEAQFRAEALRLVRDHPERQKSSIARDLGIDAKTLYAWIQADKKSKSSQPDALEASAEENA; encoded by the coding sequence ATGGCAGGTAAACGTACACGGCAGCCAATAGAGGCTCAGTTTAGAGCTGAAGCGCTGCGTCTAGTAAGGGACCATCCCGAGCGTCAGAAGTCCAGTATCGCCCGTGACCTTGGCATCGATGCTAAAACGCTGTATGCTTGGATACAGGCAGATAAGAAGAGCAAATCATCACAGCCAGATGCTTTGGAAGCGAGCGCCGAGGAAAACGCCTGA
- a CDS encoding NgoBV family restriction endonuclease: MKVTGEQLYKKLVDEYKIIGEKGVINFSLKNLTIAVETKDTVGNLLQEWLKAWMKKENVEFEENTNSQTFPDFHLDTENKKKGLLEVKTFDWDRGPGFDLANFDSYCNSLLENAYRIDSDYLIFAYQMEGSQITIKNVWLKKIWELSCPSGTYPIKVQEKKQVIYNLRPATWYSERTTFKPFSSKEEFLSALNETRYQYPQTRHGNGHWLKNVLKNYEAHTGVSLVVK; encoded by the coding sequence ATGAAAGTAACAGGAGAACAACTATATAAAAAGCTTGTAGACGAATACAAAATAATTGGAGAGAAAGGAGTTATTAACTTCTCACTCAAAAACTTGACAATTGCAGTTGAGACAAAAGACACCGTTGGAAATCTGTTACAAGAATGGCTAAAAGCTTGGATGAAAAAAGAAAATGTTGAATTTGAAGAAAACACAAACTCACAGACCTTTCCAGACTTTCACCTTGACACAGAAAACAAAAAGAAAGGACTTTTAGAAGTCAAAACTTTCGATTGGGATCGTGGGCCAGGTTTCGACCTTGCCAATTTTGACTCTTATTGCAATTCGTTACTTGAAAACGCTTACAGAATAGATTCAGACTATTTGATTTTTGCTTACCAAATGGAAGGCAGTCAAATAACAATCAAAAATGTTTGGCTTAAAAAAATATGGGAATTGTCTTGTCCCAGTGGAACATATCCAATTAAAGTGCAAGAAAAGAAGCAAGTTATTTATAATCTAAGACCAGCAACGTGGTATTCAGAACGAACAACTTTTAAGCCTTTTTCTTCAAAAGAAGAATTTCTTTCAGCACTGAATGAGACAAGATACCAATACCCACAAACCAGACACGGAAATGGGCATTGGCTTAAAAACGTTCTGAAAAATTACGAAGCACACACCGGAGTTTCTTTGGTCGTAAAATGA
- the dcm gene encoding DNA (cytosine-5-)-methyltransferase, whose product MESKKIKFIDLFAGLGGIRLGFENIFNGLGYETECVMTSEIKPYAVKTLKHNFKHDFLAGDIFEIRNEFIPDFDFLLGGFPCQPFSAGGKRQGFLDTRGTLFFEIERILRDKKPYGFILENVEGLVKHDLENKNDEIGRTLLTILHTLENDLGYKVSWRVFDSIEFGLPQSRKRIFIVGTKDQKVELNGNEPKFSKLESILEKGLEPLKSDFVDKLLSHFEIKDLFGKSIKDKRGGDNNIHSWDIGIKGEVTDEQCKLLNKLFKERRKKQWAIEIGIDWMDGMALTLEQINTFIDKPKSELKSMLDDLVKKGYLKFEHPKKLVKEQTENGVKTYRDYDTTKPKGYNIVTGKLSFEINKILDPNDIAPTLVATDVSRLAVPDGNGLRRLTIREGLRLFGYPEWYEIPTKEYDAFDLLGNTVAVPVVEFVTSRIAEVMSSESLNHFTTKETPVCAS is encoded by the coding sequence ATGGAAAGTAAGAAAATTAAATTCATTGATTTGTTTGCAGGTCTAGGTGGAATTAGACTTGGTTTTGAAAATATCTTCAATGGGCTAGGGTATGAAACAGAGTGTGTAATGACTTCTGAAATAAAACCGTATGCCGTTAAAACATTGAAACATAATTTCAAACACGACTTTTTGGCTGGGGATATTTTTGAAATTAGAAATGAGTTCATTCCTGATTTTGATTTTCTGTTAGGTGGTTTTCCTTGCCAACCTTTTAGTGCAGGTGGAAAAAGACAAGGTTTTCTTGATACAAGGGGAACTTTATTTTTTGAGATTGAACGCATTTTAAGAGATAAAAAACCGTATGGTTTTATTCTTGAAAATGTAGAAGGTCTTGTAAAACACGATTTAGAAAATAAGAACGATGAAATTGGCAGAACTTTGTTAACGATTTTACATACTCTTGAAAATGACTTAGGATATAAGGTATCTTGGCGGGTTTTTGATTCCATTGAGTTTGGTTTACCACAATCCCGAAAACGTATTTTTATTGTTGGCACTAAAGACCAAAAAGTTGAATTAAATGGAAATGAACCAAAGTTTTCAAAGCTTGAAAGTATTCTTGAAAAAGGTCTTGAACCTTTGAAATCCGACTTTGTAGATAAACTATTATCGCATTTTGAAATTAAAGATTTGTTTGGAAAATCTATCAAAGACAAGCGTGGCGGAGATAATAATATCCATAGTTGGGATATTGGAATAAAAGGAGAAGTAACAGACGAACAATGCAAACTTTTAAATAAGTTGTTCAAGGAAAGAAGAAAAAAACAATGGGCAATTGAGATTGGCATTGATTGGATGGACGGAATGGCTTTAACTCTTGAACAAATAAATACTTTCATCGATAAACCTAAAAGCGAATTAAAGTCAATGTTAGATGACTTGGTTAAAAAGGGTTATTTGAAGTTTGAACACCCGAAAAAATTAGTGAAAGAGCAAACTGAAAATGGAGTTAAAACTTACCGTGATTACGATACTACAAAACCAAAAGGCTATAATATAGTAACAGGAAAGTTGAGTTTTGAAATTAATAAAATTCTTGACCCAAATGACATTGCTCCAACTTTAGTCGCTACAGATGTTTCTCGTCTTGCTGTTCCTGATGGAAATGGATTAAGACGTTTAACTATCCGTGAAGGTTTGCGTTTATTCGGCTATCCTGAATGGTATGAAATTCCGACAAAAGAATATGACGCTTTTGATTTGTTAGGAAATACAGTTGCTGTTCCTGTTGTTGAATTTGTTACTTCAAGAATTGCAGAAGTTATGTCGTCAGAAAGTCTAAATCATTTTACGACCAAAGAAACTCCGGTGTGTGCTTCGTAA
- a CDS encoding DUF3347 domain-containing protein, with product MTALVMLSFGVSNAQIKNSKTETHDHSNHTATTEKQEINQLKAVFEGYFAVKDALVKADAGTSSTKAAELLKAIKAVEMTKLSTDEHTVWMKVMKDLTANTEKMATSKDITKQREAFVILSTNIYELAKVSRKDAPIYYQHCPMANGGNGANWLSKENAIKNPYYGSKMLTCGSTVETLK from the coding sequence ATGACCGCATTGGTAATGCTGTCATTCGGAGTTAGTAATGCTCAAATTAAAAACTCAAAAACTGAAACACACGACCATTCAAACCATACGGCAACAACCGAAAAGCAGGAAATAAACCAACTAAAAGCTGTTTTTGAAGGTTATTTTGCCGTAAAAGATGCTTTGGTAAAAGCCGATGCAGGTACTTCATCTACAAAAGCTGCAGAATTGCTAAAAGCTATCAAAGCGGTAGAGATGACCAAACTTTCGACTGACGAACATACAGTTTGGATGAAAGTAATGAAAGATTTAACGGCAAATACCGAAAAGATGGCTACTTCCAAAGATATTACCAAACAAAGAGAAGCCTTTGTCATTCTATCAACGAACATTTATGAATTGGCAAAAGTGTCTAGGAAGGATGCCCCGATTTACTACCAACATTGTCCAATGGCAAACGGTGGCAATGGCGCAAACTGGTTAAGTAAAGAAAATGCAATCAAAAATCCGTATTACGGTTCAAAAATGTTGACTTGCGGTAGCACAGTAGAAACATTAAAGTAA
- a CDS encoding DUF3347 domain-containing protein — translation MKNIKIQIIALVLIVATVVSCNNSSNKDNSTVDTISVISEKTEVRKDGIAPILSGYLALNNALAADNSKGAAEAGESLLSGLENVDMNSIAANKMKQFMELSADVKENAEHIRDNAGKIDHQREHLEFLSKDVLDLITLLGAPQKLYQIHCPMASNEKGADWISDSKEVKNPYFGKDMLTCGEVVKEFKP, via the coding sequence ATGAAAAATATTAAAATTCAAATTATAGCATTGGTTCTTATAGTAGCTACAGTCGTTTCGTGCAATAATTCTTCAAATAAGGATAATTCAACCGTTGATACAATAAGTGTAATATCTGAAAAGACAGAAGTCAGAAAAGATGGTATTGCACCAATTTTATCAGGCTATCTGGCATTGAACAATGCACTTGCAGCCGATAACAGCAAAGGTGCCGCAGAAGCTGGAGAAAGCCTTCTCTCCGGCTTGGAAAATGTGGATATGAATAGCATTGCTGCCAACAAAATGAAACAGTTTATGGAATTATCTGCTGATGTAAAAGAAAACGCAGAACATATTCGAGACAATGCAGGTAAAATTGACCACCAAAGAGAGCATCTGGAGTTTTTAAGTAAAGATGTATTAGACCTGATTACTCTTTTGGGTGCGCCCCAAAAGCTGTATCAAATTCATTGTCCGATGGCAAGTAATGAAAAGGGAGCAGATTGGATAAGCGACAGCAAAGAAGTTAAAAACCCTTATTTCGGTAAAGATATGCTGACCTGTGGGGAAGTGGTAAAAGAATTTAAGCCGTAA